Below is a genomic region from Staphylococcus carnosus.
TAATTACAGTTTGAAACAGGAAATTAAAGAAAGTTGATATTTTCCTAATAAAAAGTGTCGTGAAACTTAATTCTATGTTTCACGACACTTTTTTGTTTAATTTAGTAAGGAATAAAGTTGGTCTAAAGCTTCTGTATTATGTTTGTTTGCGTCAAAATGTTCAAATGTCGGAGTAGTGTGATTCATAAATTTACGAATATTTTCTTCAATCAGATCAGGAGTGTTTTCTGATAACATACCATAATCTCCAAATTTTAGAACATATCTATTAGCGGGTATATCTGAAGCTAATGTATTCGTACCGATAGTTAAAGCTTCTAGTAAAACCATTGATTGACCTTCATAGTGTGAAGTTAAAGCAAATAAATCGCATCGTTTCATTATGTTAAAAGGATTGCCTTTTTGCCCGACTAAAAATACATTGTCTTCTAATTTCAAACGTTTTATCATATCCTCTAAAGCTTTTCTCAGTAGACCTTCTCCTAAAATGTATAATTTGGCAGTAGGGCTAGTTTTAACGATTCCTTTGAAACCATTGATTAATATATCAAATCCTTTTTCGGGAGAAAGTCTTCCCATTGCCATAACTTTATAATCATCTTCGTTAAAAGGTACACTCACAATTTCATTATTCTTTTGAATCGCAAGCACTTGGTTACCTTTGTGAATAAAGAAATCAGTATCTTCATTCAGTAGTTTATTTATTTTAGGAAGATTGATTGTATTCATCGCTGAAACAAATTTCTTTTTAGTTGAAGGTGTAGCTAGATTATTTATATTGATTTTACATGTTTCTTCGGAAACGCTAACAAGGTAATCGAATTTATAATATAGACTAATAATACCTTTTAAATTCAAGTAGTGTGGACGATTACCATTTACTGTGCGGTTCATATCACTTTTGATATCACTATGAAGATAAATTAATTTACGTTTAGATTGGGTAGCAAGTAATATCTTGGACCAAAACATAGAATAACCGCTAAAATCTACGACATAATCAAAGTCAGAGTCCCCGAATATTTTTCGGAATTCTCGTTCGTAAGCTTCGGTAGGATAAACTATCTTTTCTAATAGAGATTTTATGCCTCTATTTTTGACAAAAATATCTCTGTATTTTTCTGAGGTGCTTGCAAGAAGTGGACCTTTCCTTAAAATAATTCGTACATTCTCATTGACTTGTTCCAAGTTTTTGAGTATTTCTTGGTTATGTGTATTATTCAAGAAAATTGTAACATCGTATTTTTCATAATCTATATTCTCTAAAAGATTAATTGCGGAAGTAGTAATTCCGTTGTTTTTCATACCACCTGGATAAATCAAAATAGTTTCTTTAGTTTTTAAAGATTTACCTTTTTTAGAAGAGAACATTGTATCGATTAATTTTTCTGTTACTTTGCCATTTTCATAAGGAACATATAAATTTTTAAATTCTTGATATTGTCTTTCATATTTTGATGCATTGATTTTTGCTTTGTTAACAGCATCCACTAAATTTTCAGTATCGAAAACTGACGGTCCAGGCAACACATCAGGTTTGATATAAAAACCTCTGTCATTCTTGTATTCTTCATAATCCGGTGAATAGAAAATTATTGGGTTATCTGTTACTAGAAAGTCAAAGAATATACTTGAATAGTCAGTGATTAATAAATCCACAACACTTAGTAGTTCGTTAGTATCAAATGAATCTGGAATGAGATATGGTTTGAGTTCCTTGTATTTCAGTGCTGTTTTATACACAAATGGATGTACTTTGACTAAAACTTGATAATCTGTGTTGTTTTTTAACTCCATTACCATTCGATAGACATCCCTTAAACTATCTTCTGGTTTATTCACATTATTTCCTCTCCAAGTTGGAGCAAATAAGATAATTTCTCTATTAGAAACACGAATTCCTGATTGTTTCAAATGTTTGAATACATTTTTCTTATTCGCATTAATTGTTAAATCAATTCGAGGATAACCAATTTCTAACAAGTTCCCATTATATAAACCGTCAAGACTAAATGCTCTTTTGAAAATTTTTGAAGTATGAGGATTTGGACTTAAGAGGATATCAGAACTTAAGAAGTTTTTAATAATATTTTGAGATCCGATTAAATTATCCTCTACATCTAGCCCCATAGCTTTAATAGGGGTGCCATGCCATGTATTTACATAAACTTGATTGTCTTTTTTAGTGAAATACGCAGGGAAAGTAGAGTTGTTTAAAATATATTTCGCGGTTGTGAGGATATTTAAAAAATCATTACTTTCTTTAACAACAAATTCTACATTGGAGTGGTGCTTATAAATTTTTTCGAATTCTTCTTTTTTCTTTTTTGTATCTGCCACCCAAATATGTTTTAAATGCTTGTAATTCTTATTAGACAATAAGTATAAGAATACGGCATATGGACTGTCTGTCATACTTTTACCATCACGAGATTGGTAAACAATATAGTTATCTTTGATTTTATTGTGCTTATAGTATTTTGCGTAGCGAGTAGTTTTTGCTACATAAGAGCTTTTAAATAAACCTTTAATAGGTTGTGAAATAAATTTGTATTTCCTGCTTGCTTGGTTTAATAAAACCTTTCCTATTTTATTCAATCCTAAAACTCCTTTATTTATATTTTCGGTTGCTTTTCGAACTATTTTAAAAATATGAATGCAGGCGGAATTGTTTATGTAATATTAAATTCTGCTTAAGAATAAACTTATATAATTTACATAAAACTATACTTTAGTATATCTTTGTTGGCGTATTTAGACAATGAAAAGAATGAAATAATCTCTTGATTATGCTTTAGAAATTAAAAAATATGATTAAACATAGTTTTAGATAAGGTTCTAGAAATTTTATAAATACTTAACGGAATGCTTTTTAAGTTGAGGTAAATTTGAAAAAAAGAAAAAGAAATAGTAACAAATTTAAAAGTAACAAAAAATTCTGTTGATTTTAACTGAAAATTTAAATATAATTTACATTGATTTAAGAAAAAATTAACACTTGAAAATAGAAGAAAAACCTAACTTCTAATTGCATTATATTAGAAGTCTTTTTTTGTATTAAACTTTAATGATTAGGGAGAAAAGTTATGATTAAAAAAGCAATAATACCTGCTGCAGGGCTAGGAACAAGATTTTTGCCTGCAACTAAAGCAATGCCAAAAGAAATGTTACCAATATTAGATAAACCAACTATCCAATATATTGTGGAGGAAGCTGCAGAAGCTGGGATAGAAGGTGTGATTATTATTACTGGAAAACATAAAAAGAGCTATTGAAGATCATTTCGATAATCAAAAAGAATTAGAAATGAATTTAGAATCTAACGGGAAGTTTAAAGAATTAGAAAAAACAAAAGAGCCTACCAATTTAGTGAATCTTTTTTATGTACGTCAAAAAGAGCAAAAAGGTTTGGGAGATGCAGTATTATGCGCAAAGCAATTTATTGGAAATGAACCTTTTGCCATTTTATTAGGAGACGATATTGTTAAAGGTGAAACTCCAGCAATCAAACAGTTAATGCAAAAATATGAAGAAACTGGCAAATCAGTGATTGGAGTACAAGAAGTTCAACCTTCGGAAACACATAGATATGGAATTATAAATCCAATTTCTTCAAATGGACGATTATATCAAGTAAACAATTTTGTAGAAAAGCCAAAAGAAGGAACTGCACCATCAAATTTGGCAATTATGGGAAGATATGTTCTTTCACCACAAATCTTCAACTATCTTGAAAATCAAGGAATTGGCGCAGGTGGAGAGGTACAGCTCACGGATGCTATAGAAAGATTAAACCAAGATGATAACGTATTCGCATATGACTTTGAAGGTAAGCGTTATGATGTAGGAGAAAAAATTGGATTTGTAAAAACAACAATTGATTTTGCTTTGAATAACGATGATATGAAAGACGAAATAACAAAATTTTTAAAAAATCTGTAAGTGATAAAGCTTTTTATTGAAAGGAATCAAAATCGTATATGGTAAAACTAAAAGAGATTAGAAAGAAATTAGATAATTATGCTAAAAATAAAGGGAAATTTACTTATGTTGATGCCTTTAGAAATAAAAAAATAAAGAAAAATCATTTTGTTTTAGAATCAACACATGGCGATTCTTTTGGAGGGCATAATTATTATTTAGTTCAAGAAATCAAAAAGAAAGTTCGTCGTTCAAAGATATTTGTAGTAGTTAAAAATGTAGAAGCTGCTAAAAAGTTTTTTGAAAATAACAATATGACGTATGTTAATGTAATTAAGCATTTATCAGTTGAGTACTATGAACTGATAGCAACTAGTGAATATTTAATTAATGACACTACATTTTATCCTTTTTTCAACAAGAGAAAAGGACAAAAATATTTTATTGTATGGCATGGAACTCCGTTAAAATATATGGGTAAAGATATGCCTGTAGTTGTAGATGTTGCAAATGTTCAACGTAATTTTTACATGGCTGATAAAATTTTTGTGAGTAATGAATACACTAAAGATATTTTAATTGAAACTTATAATATGAAAAACGTCTACCAAGGAAAAATTGTGGTTGGATCTTCGCCGAGGAATTCAATATTTTTAGACGAGAAAAAGAAAGAAAATATAAGAGAAAACCTTAATATCAAGAATAAAAAAGTAATATGCTACATGCCTACTTGGAGAGGCTCTGTTGGTAAAGTGAAAAAAAGCAGCCATACTCAAGAGTTGCTAAACTATTTAGAAAAGAATCTTGATTCTAATACGGTATTATATGTTAAATTACATGACTTTGAAAAAAGTAGTATAGATTTCAAAGGTTTTAATAAAATAAAAGAGTTTCCGAATAACTATGAAACCTATGAATTTTTATCAATTACCGATACTTTAATAACCGATTATTCGTCTGTAATGTATGATTATATAAATGTAGATAAGCCTGTAATTTTATATACCTATGATTATGAGGAGTATATAGAAAGTAGAGGACTTTATGAAGACATTGATAAATATCCTTTTAAACGTGTCGAAAATTTAGATGACCTTTTAATGGCAATTGAGAATACTTACCCTATTGATTATGATAAATTTAAAAGAAGATTTACATATTCAGATGTTATTGACGGTGCTAATAAAATTCTAAAGAACATGTTAAATAATTATGTAGATGAAACAATCAGTGAATATAGTCTGCACAATGGAAAAGAAACAGTCGCAATTTTAAGCGGAGGTTTTTGGAACAATGGAGTAACAAGTGCTTTAATCAACACATTAGAAAATATAGACACTAGCAAAAGAAACTACATTTGCTTCTTCGAGAAAAGTAAAATTAAACCTGAACACTACTATAAACTTTTGAATTTACCTGAGAATGTTTTATTTTATCCTATTACTGGTGAAGTAAATGGTAGTGTTTCTGATAGATTATTGTTAAAAAGGTATTTGTGGAATGAGGACTATAAAGCTAAAGGAAGAAAAAAACAACTTTCAAGAATTTATAGGGAAGAGTTTAAAAGAATTTTTGGCGATTTAAAAATAGACTGGTTTATCCATTATACAGGTTTTGAACGTAAAGAAGCGGAAATGATGAAGCACATTGACTCAAAGAAAATGATTTGGGTTCATACGGATATGTTTGCAGAGTATGAGGCTAAAAAGAATTTTAGTAAAAAAATAGTATTTAGCGCTTATCAAAGTGCGGATAAAGTTGTAATGGTACACGAGAATTTAAGGGATAATTTAAATAAAGAAATTTCAGGGTTATCTAAAAAACTAGTAACTGTAAATAACTTTTTGGGAGAAGAGCGAATTAGACGATTAAGCAAAGAAAATGTTTTTGAGACGTTGTCTAATGTAAAAGTTGATTATGCTTTTAATGATAATGCTTATAAAACTGAAACACAAATGATTGTTGAGGAATATAAGAATAAAATAAAAGAAATAGTAGAATCAACAAAAGAATCAAAACACACTGATTATCATACAGCTATTAAAAATATCAGAGACATAAATGAAAGATATTCATTTAATCCTTATATAAGTTATATTGTTGAAAGAACAAATAAAATGTTGAATGAAGCTACAGAGAGAATAAGCAACATCTTTGGGGTGGAAAATAAAGGCCTTATCGATGAACTTTTATTTGAAGAATATTATGATTATATTCTTCCTGAGATAAAAGATAAACAAAATGAATTAAATTATTACTTCCCAAATTTAGAAAATGAACTAAAAAGTTATAAGGCATTTTTAAATGAAAGATTGGATAAAGCTATAGTAAATAAAAATCAAAAAGTGATAAATAATCTCGAAAATCAATTTAAAAATAGCCGTCAAATTGTAATTGAAAAATATAAATCATTAAAAAAAGAAGAAGATCTAAAAGAAAAGTTCAACTCTTTATTTGAAAATGAAAAGAGACACATAAAAGAATTTGTAGAAAAAAATATAACTCCCGAAAATATTCAAGGTAGTCAAAATCCTAGCATTGATTTTTATAGTTATTTCAGAGTTTCCAAAATAAAAATGCTAAATGCGATTTTCGATGATAATATTACCGTTTATATAAATATTGGGAGATATGATTATCAAAAAGGACATGATAAACTAATTGAAGCTTTTGAAAATACTTTTGAACAAAATCCTAATATATTTTTGGTTATAGTGGCGCCTCATGGCCCATTAAAATCTAAAACTATAAATAGAGTTAGAAGTTCTTTTGCAAGAGATAGTATTGTTATTTTAACTGGTATAAATAATCCATATCCATTATTAGCCTATTGCGATGCATTTGTACTTTCTTCCAATTATGAAGGCCTAGGTCTAGTGGTTTATGAAGCATTGGCAGTTAATACTGATGTTATAACTGTTAATTTGAAAGAAACAATTCAATATATGGAACAAAATCAAGCGATAATTGTTGAAAATAGTGTTGAAGGATTAACCAATGGTTTTATGAAACATCTCGATTTAAAAACACCTCTCAAAAAATTTGATTTTGAACCTCTTAAAATCAAATCAAATGAAGAATTCGAATCTTTATTTAAATAAAGTTATAGTTTGTGATATTCTTACAATAATTTTTGTTGAGTCTCATAAAAAAACCACCATCAATTTCCCAACTTGATGGTGGTTTCAATTTCCCCAATTTATTAAATTATGCTGGAATTTCTGCACGTTTGTCTGAGTGTTTACGAACGAATGAAGCTGCGATAACTGAAACGATACCGAAGATCATGAATCCGATAAACATCCAGATTGTTGCGTTCATTTCAATATGTTGATTCATATAGATGATGTCTCTAAGCGTATGTGCATAGTGACTGAATGGGTTCCAACCTACAATATATTTACGGTAGAATTCTGGAAGCATTTGTTCTGGCAACATTAACAGTTGCATACTGAAGAACAATAATAGGAAGAAGACTGGTACAATCTTCATGCCTGTCCATGTCATACAACCAAGCACAAGTCCAATGAATCCCATGAATGCTATCATGATATAAAGTGCAACGCGGTTTGGATGATCAAAATGGAATCCTAATACGTCTTTCATAAAGTAGATATATCCAAAGCTACCAATTAATGCACTGACAGCAGTCATAACAATTTGGCTAAGTGCTGCAATTAAACGGTTTTTACGGCTTACTAAGTTACTTGTACGGAATGCGAAGAACAAGATAACTGATGTGATTAATGATCCCATCCAAACTGGCATAAACATTAAGAATGATGCATTTCCGTTTGCTTGGTGATCTTTCACTTTATGCACTGTAATGTTATCTACATTTACAGGTTGAGTT
It encodes:
- a CDS encoding glycosyltransferase; translation: MNKIGKVLLNQASRKYKFISQPIKGLFKSSYVAKTTRYAKYYKHNKIKDNYIVYQSRDGKSMTDSPYAVFLYLLSNKNYKHLKHIWVADTKKKKEEFEKIYKHHSNVEFVVKESNDFLNILTTAKYILNNSTFPAYFTKKDNQVYVNTWHGTPIKAMGLDVEDNLIGSQNIIKNFLSSDILLSPNPHTSKIFKRAFSLDGLYNGNLLEIGYPRIDLTINANKKNVFKHLKQSGIRVSNREIILFAPTWRGNNVNKPEDSLRDVYRMVMELKNNTDYQVLVKVHPFVYKTALKYKELKPYLIPDSFDTNELLSVVDLLITDYSSIFFDFLVTDNPIIFYSPDYEEYKNDRGFYIKPDVLPGPSVFDTENLVDAVNKAKINASKYERQYQEFKNLYVPYENGKVTEKLIDTMFSSKKGKSLKTKETILIYPGGMKNNGITTSAINLLENIDYEKYDVTIFLNNTHNQEILKNLEQVNENVRIILRKGPLLASTSEKYRDIFVKNRGIKSLLEKIVYPTEAYEREFRKIFGDSDFDYVVDFSGYSMFWSKILLATQSKRKLIYLHSDIKSDMNRTVNGNRPHYLNLKGIISLYYKFDYLVSVSEETCKININNLATPSTKKKFVSAMNTINLPKINKLLNEDTDFFIHKGNQVLAIQKNNEIVSVPFNEDDYKVMAMGRLSPEKGFDILINGFKGIVKTSPTAKLYILGEGLLRKALEDMIKRLKLEDNVFLVGQKGNPFNIMKRCDLFALTSHYEGQSMVLLEALTIGTNTLASDIPANRYVLKFGDYGMLSENTPDLIEENIRKFMNHTTPTFEHFDANKHNTEALDQLYSLLN
- a CDS encoding CDP-glycerol glycerophosphotransferase family protein, giving the protein MVKLKEIRKKLDNYAKNKGKFTYVDAFRNKKIKKNHFVLESTHGDSFGGHNYYLVQEIKKKVRRSKIFVVVKNVEAAKKFFENNNMTYVNVIKHLSVEYYELIATSEYLINDTTFYPFFNKRKGQKYFIVWHGTPLKYMGKDMPVVVDVANVQRNFYMADKIFVSNEYTKDILIETYNMKNVYQGKIVVGSSPRNSIFLDEKKKENIRENLNIKNKKVICYMPTWRGSVGKVKKSSHTQELLNYLEKNLDSNTVLYVKLHDFEKSSIDFKGFNKIKEFPNNYETYEFLSITDTLITDYSSVMYDYINVDKPVILYTYDYEEYIESRGLYEDIDKYPFKRVENLDDLLMAIENTYPIDYDKFKRRFTYSDVIDGANKILKNMLNNYVDETISEYSLHNGKETVAILSGGFWNNGVTSALINTLENIDTSKRNYICFFEKSKIKPEHYYKLLNLPENVLFYPITGEVNGSVSDRLLLKRYLWNEDYKAKGRKKQLSRIYREEFKRIFGDLKIDWFIHYTGFERKEAEMMKHIDSKKMIWVHTDMFAEYEAKKNFSKKIVFSAYQSADKVVMVHENLRDNLNKEISGLSKKLVTVNNFLGEERIRRLSKENVFETLSNVKVDYAFNDNAYKTETQMIVEEYKNKIKEIVESTKESKHTDYHTAIKNIRDINERYSFNPYISYIVERTNKMLNEATERISNIFGVENKGLIDELLFEEYYDYILPEIKDKQNELNYYFPNLENELKSYKAFLNERLDKAIVNKNQKVINNLENQFKNSRQIVIEKYKSLKKEEDLKEKFNSLFENEKRHIKEFVEKNITPENIQGSQNPSIDFYSYFRVSKIKMLNAIFDDNITVYINIGRYDYQKGHDKLIEAFENTFEQNPNIFLVIVAPHGPLKSKTINRVRSSFARDSIVILTGINNPYPLLAYCDAFVLSSNYEGLGLVVYEALAVNTDVITVNLKETIQYMEQNQAIIVENSVEGLTNGFMKHLDLKTPLKKFDFEPLKIKSNEEFESLFK
- a CDS encoding YhgE/Pip domain-containing protein; protein product: MNILKNKLLWIAPIGLLVVIMLLAVAFYPAYNPKPKNIPLAVVNLDKGTDMQGKHVNIGKDLTDNLLKNKSEAIEWKEVSSEKKAREGMDVEKYFGTVVLEKDFSKHALSKTQASVMKAKQQEMQDKVKSGEIPPEAAQQMAEKMKQSGSQDVKPESAQLKTIISQGVNLQGSQIATKVLDGLGQKVNAQITKQSLDILDKQDVAIPAKNIESLTQPVNVDNITVHKVKDHQANGNASFLMFMPVWMGSLITSVILFFAFRTSNLVSRKNRLIAALSQIVMTAVSALIGSFGYIYFMKDVLGFHFDHPNRVALYIMIAFMGFIGLVLGCMTWTGMKIVPVFFLLLFFSMQLLMLPEQMLPEFYRKYIVGWNPFSHYAHTLRDIIYMNQHIEMNATIWMFIGFMIFGIVSVIAASFVRKHSDKRAEIPA